The genomic region TGACACATCACGCCTATTGTTTTAGCTAGTTAGTTTTGAACAATAACATTCACACAGTAAATTGCCTCATACAGGACTGTAAAaccaaagaaaaaaaaacatccacAAATCCTGGAATTTAGCAACCACGCAAACAAAGGAGTCAACTTCAGATTATTCATCTTAATTATGTGTCTATGGAAGCCTGTTATTGTGGGAGGCAGGTGAAGACAGGCAACATTAATCCACATTAGTAGAATACACCAGTTAGATAGGCCAAACCTGCCATAACAGGCACTGCACATTTGGACTGCAGCACTGGTATATTCATGCCAAACACATTCATTTAACCATGTAGAGTAGCTTAAGCATCATGACCAATAGGCTCTCTATATAACAATAAAATGTACAATGTCTAGaacaaaaaaaatgcttttccaAACTTTCCCTAAAATCTTTCAGAGCCGTGTGTGTGATCAAGGAGAAACAACATAAACCTGTCGTCAACAAAAGGCATGTTCTTTATTGAACCAAAGAGATTGCACAAGTTCCAGATTTTCTGTTTGGTGAGAGGataaaaatgtcccagttcaaCCAGTTAAATCCTCTACTTCCTGAAGAGATAGATGAAATAAAACTAGTTCATCTTATTTCTAGAAAGATTCACCATAGCTATCACGCTGACATGTTAGGATATCCAAGTTAGTCATTTTAATATTGATTGTTGGTTCTTAATTTTCTTTTCTCTGTAGTCATTGGCACTTTGTTTGCCTTATCATGCACAGTGAAATTACAAACAATATTTTACAAAAACACTGTCGAGACACTAACACATTGTCAGCATCCTCTAATTCAACCAGTCATGTTAAATTTGTTAAAGTTTttctaaagtaaaaaaataacgtATGAATAAAATTCCTTCACTTAGCAGTCTCACAACATTTTCTAGATATAGAAAGCCATCCCCTTTTCATGGTCTCTATTTCCAATAAGACCATCTTAACGATGAGAAGTGAGGTTCCTAAATCAAGTCCAACTGCATCTAGGAATTTAAACACTGTATTATATATAatttttctatttaaaaaaatgcaGATCTGGCATTAGATGCCTGACCCAAGAACCCACTGATGATGTGGATAATTGCGTGCACCTGGAGGTTGGAGAATGAAATGGGAAGCCTGGTCTCTGATTGGATCTCATCAGGGTTTGGTTTAATTCAATTTTGAATTTATGAAATTAACCAAAATTAAGTTAATGAAGTGAAATTTGCCCACAAACTGCTATGAGCGTTTTATTACAAAATGAAATGAATGAAAAGCAGGGTCTGGTAAGGCTGGATGAAATGCCAAACTGGACCCAGAATGCTGGTTGCCTTGATAGAACGCTGGGATGGCACAAATAAGTGCAACACTGAACACTTCACCCCTTCATGACTGCCAGCAAACACAGACATTATTGGCATAAAAAAATAACTATATGTGTATATAATTGGACATTGTAAAAGCATGGAATAAATGTCCCTACATATATGGGCTATATACATACACTGCAGCTTCTACCAGTAGATAAAGGATAGAAAGAATGGATGAAGAAAGAAAATAATTCAGATGATCCTGTTTGGCACGATGGAGCCAAATGTTTCACACCACTGGTGCCGAAAGTGCCCTGAACAACAGCAGAGCTACACTAATATTGGTGCCCGTTGAGTTGCAATCACAGATTGCGTTGTAGATGGGGgcctacctaccacacacacacgacatCGGTAGTTGTTATTCCTCTCCTTAGACATCCATTGAATGCTTATAATAAAGCGAGCTGGTGTCTGTCCCCCTAGGCCCAGAAAGGGCACATAAGAACCAACCAAAACACTATTTTCCACGGTAAAGCACGTCATGTGGATGACTGCTCCGCCTCCTCCAAGGTTGACCAATCTCCATCAACGCTGCATACAGATGTCCTTTACCATCCCCTTTTGGCTTTTTGTTGCCACGAAAATGTAATTTTGTGCAAAAGTTTGATATAGCCAGAATTTCTCTCAGTCTTGATGAGTCTTTTCTGACATAAGTTTGCATTCGTACTGGAAAAGAGAACCCAGGAGACAAGGGATAATGTAATGTGGCAGTTGAACATTCAGTAGAAAGCTCTGGTTGGAATGAATGTATACATGCATGAATGTAGGACATTTATAAACCTAACCCTTTTTAATTAAGCATAGTAAAGTTTCCTCACCAGGGCTAGCTGTCGTCCTATGTTTCCCATGGTTATCACACCAGCAAAGAAGATGCAAGGTAACCAGGAGCGAATGTACAGAAAATCTGGAGAGGTATACCTGAAACAAAACAATAGAACAGGTATTAAACGTAGGACAATCCCCAAATGAGCATGAACCTCTACAGAAATCCCTCCTGTATCTTGAaaaatattataaactgggtgtttcgagccctgaatgccAATTGGGTCAAAGCCgttgtatatttaagcaataaggcccgagggggtgtggtatatggccagtataccacGGCGAGAGATTTTCTTAGGCATGACGCAACGTAATatgagcagtaaaaataaaatgttttgtcatacctgtggtatacggtctgacaTACCACagttgtcagccaatcagcattcagggctcgaaccacccagtatATAATAGAACATATACCACGGTTatgacaaaacatatatttttactgctctaattaggttggaaccagtttataatagcaataaggtatcTTGGGTGCttgtggtatatagccaatataccacggctatggaCTGTTTCCAGATACTCCCCGTTGCCTCGTGcagaagaacagcccttagccatggtatattggccatataccacacccccttgcaccttattgcttaattattaTACATGTATGTCCTGTAAACTGTATTGTATTAGTACTCACTGAAAGACTCCGTTGTAGACCAGGAGCTGAGTGGATAGAGTGGCCAGCAGGGCGATGACCACCCCCAGGCCAAAGCCGGAGCGAGACCGGTCAAATGTCCACCAGAGGCCGATGGACAGGGCCGCCAGCGTCAGGGACAGCTGCACGTTGTTCGCAAAGTCCACTTTCTGAGAGGGGTTAAGGACAGCTGATCATGTAGTAGGATAGTCCACACAGGAACCATGGGTTCTACTCAGTAAGGTTCTTTCTTGTAAACGGGCTTGTTTAATCACATTTAAAAGCCCATCATTTTAGCTGGGCCTTTAGTCACTGACCTTATTGTTTTACACATTACATTTGAGTCTTTCAGCAGATGCTCTTACAGCTTACAGAAGCAATTAGGGTAAAGTGCCTTACCCatgggcacatcgacagattcaTTAGGTTATATTGTAAAGTGTGTtgtgataaatacaatttaaatCTGCAAATTAGATTTGCAAATGTCAACAAGGAATGCTTTTGCCCCATGGTTTACAGGTTTTTACACATCTTTTAATTATTCACATCAAATTCAGTAATTCAGTGAGAGTCAGACAGGCAGGTAGGAATAGAACAGGatactcaactcttaccctacgtggtctggagcctgctgggtttctgttctacctgacaATTAATTGCTTACACCTGGTGTCccagtctaaatcagtccctgattatagaggggaacaatgaaaaaatgcagtggaactggcttccagGTAGAGAATTGAGTTTGAGGGGCATAGAGGATACAGCACTGGCATGGTTGATGCCCACGAACACGGCCACACAGCGCATCACACTGGACCACTCCCGCTTGAACTTGTGGGGCTCGCCGAGCCGACAGTCAATGCATGGATACAACAGACCGATTATtgctgagagagaggggtagacaggGATAAAGGTAAGGGATTGAGGGTGCAGAAATAGGGAGAGGGGATCAGAGATCAACAATCAGCTTTATTGCTGCAGTAGCACAGCCGGTGCCGTACATTCCTGTTAGTATGGTTGTGGAGAGAAAGGCTGCCATGCCAGCCCACCACATAGCATCAACACTATTCTGATGACACACcaagcatttaaaaaaaacaaaaaaacacttgAGGTTGGCCTCCTTCTAAAGCTATTGTTTAAATATTACACAAGAACTACACAGATTGCTGTGCAAATTTAGGTAACTATATACAGTAAACTGTTCTGGTCTTGACTATAAAACCTGATAGCTACTGCATGATGAAAACAGTCCAGTGCGCAGTAACAGTGGAAACCGGCATCTCCCCCAAGCTGAGCAGTCAAGTGCAGCAGTCTCAGTCTCAGGGGGATACAGGCCTGCGGCTGTTGTGCTTTTCTACTGATCCACTAGGAATCAGCAGCTACATCTACTCTCTGTGCTGTAGACCCAGGGGATAACAATTCAATAATGATAGTAGTCAAGTCTGGCAGcaaacacctgtgtgtgtgtcccttctagtgctgactttgctgatagctacttttatttttttttacctttatttaacgaggcaagtcagttaagaacaaattcttattttcaatgacggcctaggaacagtgggttaactgcctgttcaggggcagaacgacagatttgtaccttgtcagctcggggatttgaacttgcaacctttcagttactagtccaaaactctaaccactaggctaccctgccgtcccacaGCTATCTTAAGaggaatgcactaactgtaagttacacttgataagagcgtctgctaaatgactaaaatgtaaatgtgtgtgtgtcctacctgagGCGGTCCCACAGCAGGGCGGCACCCACCAGGCTGATGAGAAGATGCTACTAATGACATCAGGCGGGAACAGAGTGACGTTCCTCTGTACCTGCAGTGAGAGAAAACAAATATTAGCTACTTTAGTACTCTTAGTCATATCTTCCCCTTAAATGTTTCCCTATTCAAGATATGTATCATTAAAATACAAACATAGCTCACCTGCAGCAGGTTGAGCACCAGAGCCAGGAAAACTCCTATAGAGAACAGCATGAACCCACGGATCACCAGGGTGGTGCTTCTGTTGGTGATCACTGCAATGTATGGTCCTCTGGAAGGATCGGTTTGCCCGGTCCTAGACCGCTGCTGGTCGCTGACTACTGTGGAGTCGGCCATGGAGGCTGGGGCAATCGTGGACACCAGGACAGAAGGGGAAACGCTAACTCTATCCTCCAGTGATCGCGCTGTCCACTGACATCACCAATACCCTAAAACACATGTTTAGGTATTCAGATGTGGCTACATGATCATCCAACAAAACAACCACAACCCAGAGGTGTGAAGTCAGTGGACAAACACAGATGTGTGTTTagttcagggatgggcaactccagtcctgaagggcctgattggtgtcacacttttgccccagctaacacacctgactcaaacaatcaactaatcatgatcttcagctgtgtttgctaggaaTAGGCAAAAAATGTGACACCACTCCAGACCCTGAGGACATCCCTGGTCTAGTTAGTCAATGTTCATGTCTCAGCTTACAAACACTAGTCAAATAATTAAGAGTAGCTAGCTATGCCTAATGTTGATTTCTTTGTCTCAAGAAGAGACAATAACTCTTCAGTCATTTGATCAAACCACGTTATGCTCAGCCTCAGCAAATGAATGCATCACATTTGCCAGATGGCTCGCTACTTTTGACCTAGTTAGCTACCTACAGTGACGTTTCATCTACTTCGAGATTGGAAGCTGATATAACAGCAACTTGTGGCAGTATTGGCACTGCCAGAGCAACGCAACGTTATCTAACTAGCTAGCGAAGGTCATTGAAACCAGCTAAATTAGCTAACGTTAGAAGATAGCCTGCTAGCATAATATCAAGCTAGCATAATAGCCAACATTAATACTTTGAATACACTGTTGGATACAAACAATAGTTACCAAACGTTAGCTAACTATATAGTGTAGTGTTAAATAAAACGAATTTGATAGTTTCTGTATATATGCTAGCAACCGTTGATTGCTGATAATCAGCAAACACATCTTGTttattagcctagctagctagcacactTCGTCAGCTGATATTTACAGTAACACGCTATTTACCTTGAATTAAATACTAAATATTACCTTCCATGTTTATAAAGTATTTTTCAAAAATGGTAAAATACACATTTTGCTTCTTTGTTTAGGTAGTAGCAGGAATTTGAGAACTAGCTACGAGGGGGGGGGAAACTCGCCTTCTCGCTAATTTCGGATGAACTGTTTTGGCACTGGCTACGTGGCCAACCAATCGGCTTCTAAAACGTAATCTCATTGCGCAAAACCAACATTTTGCCCAGATAGAATAAATGCAGTTGTCTTTGATATTAAACATTAGAAAATGCACAGAAGTGGTTAAAATACATTATTGATAAAATGGCTGAGTTGTTTGGCAATGGTTGTCAACAGGTATAATtggattcttatttacaatgacggcctaggaacaacgggttaactgccttgttcaggagtagaacaacagatttttaattTGTCAgatcagggattcaatcttgcaaccttacagttactagttcaacgctctgaccactaggctacctgccaccccgttATATAAGAATGTCTTTAATGTGGATCACATCTGTCATTAGTGTAGGCCTATTGTAATTTTTGGTCTATCCATTGGATGAAATCCAGAGCTGCTGTAAACATAACAATAAATCCAAATAGGCTAAGAAAATGTCAATGGTCTGTAAGACTTCGAGAAGACAAAAGTCTGAATACTGAATACCAAATCAAGTGGAAATGGGAATGGGGATTATCTGTGATCTACTCCACACTGTGACTGCCTCACCTCCATAGCATAAGACCACATGCTGGAGCAAAAGGAATGTCTTGACTGAACAGTGGTAAGAGACTTAAGGGAAGCAATTCAGCCATCATGAATGAaagatgacaggagagagaatgGGATCACATTTCTGTTTGAGAATGAGAAGCAGGACAGGGATATTGAGCAGCTGTACTTTTGAGGGACACAAAAGCCTTTTGAATGATTTGGCACAGAGATAGTTGAACTATTAAGGGATATTTCCATTTCTTCTGACATACAGTAGGATGAACTGTCACTAAAACTACTTCCCAACACACCAGTGAAAACACCTTAGTATCCATTTACACTGGATGGCTAGGACCTAAAATCACATAGCAGAGGAGAAGAAGGATAGTGGTGGTGAATTCATTTAGAACTGTTATCACCTTGGGTTTTTTGGATTCAATCAGGACACTGCAAATCCCATCTACTACAGCAGTACCAACAATCCCCGGGGAGATGTCCTTACCCTTAATAatcagagtgatagagggagccTGCTAGGTACAGGCAGGATACAGAAGGGGTTTCAATTAGTTGTCAAGGGCTATTTGGAGGCCCCCTGGCGCTAAGAGAAAATGGTCAGGGACCCAATTCATCATCCTGACTGGCTCAATGTTAAGGGCCTTTTCATTACCAGCCCCGTGTTTCCCAGTCAGACACAACCCTGGTATGTATGTGACTGATGGGGAAGGTGCAGGGTGAGGTGTGCTCTAGTTAAAGTCAACCCCTATTGGCCTGTTACAGGTCTCAGCTCACACATAATAGGTCCGCTGATCTTTCTGTTGTCTCTAATTAACCCctaaacccctcccctctctgactCGCCCACCAATCCCCAGACAGGGATAATAGATGCTTTTTGCTGTGCCACTGGAACTCTCCGCCTCTCAGAGGTGTTATTTAAAACTAAAAACCACTGAGGGCAACAAAGGAAAATGGCTGAGTATGTGTTTCACTGGGGCTGCCTGTACATCATGACCAATAAATACCTGTAACATTTTTTATGCCGTTGCGTGTCATTTCTGTCGGGGACAATGGTGGTAGTCTTCAATCACTTATAAAGCTGTTGTCTAAATGCCATAGAGAATTAAGAATAGTTTTCTAACATAAACTCATAATATTAATGAAATGCCTTATTTGAAATTCCACCAACGCACATCTGTTTGCACGTTCTAGTGTGCCCCCTGGTCCGCAGGGCTCACAGGGTGTATCAGCAGGGCTTGACATATTTATCGTCTCTCTCTGCTTGACTGACATGCTGTGAATCTGCATGAAcatctgtaatgtgttgtgtttacAGCAGCAGAGGATGGCCAAGCAGAAGATAAGCCAAGAATGAATAAAGAACCATGCAAGTACCTCCCTCAGAAAGTATATTGGCATTTAATGCAACAATAAAATACCAACCGTCATATTCATGGAATTGCTCAATGAGTAATAATGGAAAGTCAAATGGCCCATAATTGCATGATTAGACATTCCATGTGGTATTTAAGGAGCACAGCATTCAGGCACACAGGGACTCACACTTATGTCTATAATTCAAAATAAATTAGAAAGAAACACTGtatggacaataatatatatGCTGGAGCTTTAGAAACAGAGGGTAGTCTACTAGTTCATCATTGTCCATGAAAATTCTTCAGCGTATGAGGTAAAATGCTAATGTAATTTAGCTGGCCACACGGAAGCACCAATACCAGCATGTGTGTGGCATCTTGAATGATAATGACAAAGCACGCCATATCCCTTGTGAGCAAGTCTGTGGAACGCTGATTACAGATTGGCCAGTGTGTCCACACCCCCAAGAGGACCAGGATTCTAATGCTAATCACTGTTGGCTCCCATTGAAATGTATTTTCCCATGTAGCTCTAAAGCAGGGAAATAAAATGGAATACACCAGTTACACCATTGTACAGAGCGCTGCGTGTTTTGCCATTTTTAGCCCAACTGCATTTTATACCCCACTTGCTCACCGTCAATCTTAACCTATTGCACCATCTACTGGCACCATCATAGAACTAGCCTGGTCAACCTATCACATCAAAATTACAAGCTCAGATGTGCTTTATGGAACCCACTGTTTCTAACGGGAGGAAAGAGAAGACAATATATGAGGATGTTTATTCACCCCTGCAGTATATTTATCAGTCATCATACAGGTATAATCAGTGCACTCTCAATTTGAAATGGCCTACATGGGATTCATCATCAATTACAAACCGAGAAACACTCATCAAAAAATATCAGTCAGCAGACACTTTATTTTCATTCAGGAAAGAGAAATATGTCGGAGCCGAGCCCAGTGAAACTCAGTTACGCATTCCAATATAGGTGAATTGAAAGGAGGGAGATTCAGTGCATATGTTCTCATTGGCTGCTCCTCTGTAGCAAACTGTCAGTTAATGAGCAGCCATCTCTTAAACTGTGGCCACGGCTatcagtgaggtgagaccatTGCTATTCAGGACCAAACAGAAGACAAATCATTTGTACATAATTAGTGCTCAGCAAGGTTACAACTGGCACAAATTTCCATCTTAATTAGGAGGGAAATTTGTTCCGTTAATTTAATTTGGTGCGCATGAGCAGGTTAGCACCTAACTACGTTAATCTTACAACTGTCAGTGTGGGCAAGGAGAGGGCCTTGGATCATGGGCAAACAGGAAAGACTTTTATGAAACAGGCTTTATTTCATATGTAGGACACCATTGTGAATGTCTTCTGTTTTCATTACAGTTAAGGTAATAGTATaccaaactcagcaaaaaaacaaacaaaaaacaaaacaaagaaacataccttttcaggaccctgtctttagAGTTTAGAGTTTTtagagtttattttttatttttacagggactaatcaacgtttcagtaaaagtgccagttttagccagccggctaattttcaaccgcagtccctgggcaggttattaaaaacaaatacaatatagacaatagcaacatagaacaagcaagacatagcaacataggacaagcaagacatagcatacagacagagcaacataggacaagcaagacgtagcatacagacagagcaacatagaacaaaaagcagcaagacaaaattcataaaagcaacaaagtgtttccacacctcacaagctacagacaacagacaacatggaaagcggcaacacactgctttcaaagatcatttgtaaaaatccaaataacttcacagatcttaattgtaaagggtttaaactctgtttcccatgcttgttcaatgacccataaagaattaatgaatatgcacctgtggaatggtcgttaagacactaacagctagttagtgcagatgtggccagggaaataaattgcagacagcactacagggagacaggacggacagctgatcgtcctcgcagtggcagaccatgtgtaacataACCTGCACAGAaacggtacatccgaacatcacacctgctggacaggtacaggatgaaaACAACAACTGTCCgatttacaccaggaacgcacaatccctccatcagttctCAGACTGTCCACGATAGGCTGAGTTtgtctggactgagggcttgtaggcctgttgtaaggcaggtcctcaccagacatcaccggcaacaacgtcgcctatgggcacaaacccaccatcgctggaccagacaggactggcaaaaagtgctcttcactgacgagtttcGGTTTCGTCTCTCCAGggttgatggtcggattcgcattcaACGTCGACTGAATGAgtgttacacagaggcctgtactctggagcaggatcgatttggatgtggagggtccatcatggtctggggatATGTGTCACAGCAcaatcggactgagcttgttgttattgcaggcaatctcaacactgtgcgttacagggaagacatcctcctccctcatgtggtacccttcctgcaggctcatcctgaaatgaccctccagcatgacaatgccaccagccatactgctcgttctgtggatgatttcctgcaagacaggaatgtcagtgttctgccatggccagcgaagagcccggatctcaatcccattgagcacgtctgggacctgttggatcggagggtgagtgctagggccattccccccagaaatgtccgtgaacttgcaggtgccttggtggaagagtggggtaacatctcacagcaagaacagaCAAAtgtggtgcagtccacgaggagatgcactgcagtacttaatgcagctagtggctacaccagatactgactgttccttttgattttgaccccgttgtttagggacacattattccatttctgttagtcacatgtctgtggaacttgttctgtttatgtctcagttgttgaatcttgttatgttcatgcaaaaatgtacacatgttaagtttgctgaaaattaacgcagttgacagtgagaggaagtttaattttttgctgagtttataaacatacagttgaagtcagaaatttacatacaccttaaactgagtataaatgtatttgtctttcacaattcctgacatttaatcctagtaaacattccctgtcttaggtcagttaggatcaccactttattttaagaatgtgaattgtc from Oncorhynchus masou masou isolate Uvic2021 chromosome 29, UVic_Omas_1.1, whole genome shotgun sequence harbors:
- the insig2 gene encoding insulin-induced gene 2 protein — translated: MADSTVVSDQQRSRTGQTDPSRGPYIAVITNRSTTLVIRGFMLFSIGVFLALVLNLLQVQRNVTLFPPDVISSIFSSAWWVPPCCGTASAIIGLLYPCIDCRLGEPHKFKREWSSVMRCVAVFVGINHASAKVDFANNVQLSLTLAALSIGLWWTFDRSRSGFGLGVVIALLATLSTQLLVYNGVFQYTSPDFLYIRSWLPCIFFAGVITMGNIGRQLALYECKLMSEKTHQD